The following proteins are co-located in the Leptospira weilii genome:
- the msrA gene encoding peptide-methionine (S)-S-oxide reductase MsrA, producing the protein MRGLILICIVFFFSTLTAVPKTEKATFAGGCFWCMEGPFESLPGVISVTSGYAGGKEVNSTYEDVSHGRTGHRESVQIEFDPSKIRYEELLKVFWRQIDPTDNGGQFADRGNQYKPGIFYHNKFQKKAAEESKRSIGRSGKFSGPILVEILPFTSFYPAEDYHQNYCKTHPEHYQLYRKGSGREAYLERIWGKH; encoded by the coding sequence TTGAGAGGATTGATTTTAATCTGTATCGTATTCTTTTTTTCTACTTTGACGGCGGTTCCTAAAACGGAAAAAGCTACTTTTGCGGGCGGGTGCTTTTGGTGTATGGAAGGTCCGTTCGAATCTCTTCCGGGAGTGATTTCGGTTACTTCGGGTTATGCGGGTGGAAAAGAGGTCAATTCTACGTATGAAGACGTGAGTCATGGAAGAACGGGTCATAGGGAAAGCGTTCAGATCGAATTCGATCCTTCTAAGATTCGTTACGAGGAACTTTTAAAAGTGTTTTGGCGACAAATCGATCCGACGGATAACGGAGGGCAATTTGCGGACCGAGGAAATCAGTATAAACCCGGAATCTTTTATCACAATAAATTTCAAAAAAAAGCGGCGGAAGAATCCAAACGATCAATTGGAAGGTCCGGGAAGTTTTCCGGACCGATCCTAGTCGAAATCCTTCCGTTTACTTCCTTTTATCCCGCGGAAGATTATCATCAGAATTATTGTAAAACGCATCCGGAGCATTATCAATTGTATAGAAAAGGTTCGGGAAGAGAGGCTTACTTGGAAAGGATTTGGGGAAAACATTGA